From Odontesthes bonariensis isolate fOdoBon6 chromosome 21, fOdoBon6.hap1, whole genome shotgun sequence, a single genomic window includes:
- the LOC142372022 gene encoding NLR family CARD domain-containing protein 3-like isoform X9: MQSDESIDRLIDFKADQRSRPQRVDQQSSEGPSGPSAQQHQTQLNSIFMLLEDNMLTFVKEELKKMQKALSPDYPECLESQREGEDEEQRWSREALVKITVHFLRRMKQEELADRLQSKLVAAVCERKVKCALKKKFQCVFEGIPKAGKPTLLNQIYTELYITEGGSGEVNDEHEVRQIEAASRKAGRAETSIRQEDIFKGPPGRDEPIRTVLTKGVAGIGKTVLTQKFTLDWAEGKANQDIHFMFPFTFRELNVLRERKFSLVELVHHFFTETKAAGICSFEQFQVVFIFDGLDECRLPLDFHSKEPLADATEPTSVDVLLTNLIRGKLLPSARLWITTRPAAANQIPSSCVGMVTEVRGFTDPQKEEYFRKRFRGKKQASRIISHIQTSRSLHIMCHIPVFCWITATVLEDVLDTREGAELPSTLTEMYIHFLVVQAKVKKLKYDGGAATDPHWSPESRKMIESLGKLAFEQLQKGNLIFYESDLTECGIDISAASVYSGVFTQIFREERGLYQEKVFCFIHLSVQEFLAALHVHLTFINSGLNLMGEQQKRFKSFKDKKNLKYLHQSAVNKALESPNGHLDLFLRFLLGLSLQTNQRLLRGLLTQTGSSSQTNQETVDHIKEKIGENLSAERSINLFHCLNELNDRSLVKEIQQSLSSGRLSTDELSPAQWSALGFILLSSGKHLDVFELKKYSASEEVLLRLLPVVKASNKAVLSDCNLSERSCAALSSALSSQSSSLTELDLSNNNLQDSGLKQLSVGLQSPNCNLEALSLSGCLITEEGCAFLVSALTSNPSHLRELDLSYNHPGDSAVKQLSAGLEDPQWRLDTLRVEPAGERWLTPGLRKYSCQLTIDTNTVNRELKLSDNNRKVTRVKEDQSYPDHPDRFDNWPQFLCRNVLTGRWYWEVERRGDVDISVSYRGISRRGGGRDREFGRNGQSWSLFCSDGGKYSVWHNNRERSIPSSSSSSSSSSSVCNRAAVYVDRPAGTLSFYRVSSDTLIHLHTFSTTFTEEPLHPGFGFWSPGSWLSLC; this comes from the exons atgcaAAGCGATGAATCAATCGATCGTCTTATTGACTTTAAAGCAGACCAACGTTCCCGGCCTCAGAG agtggaccagcagagctcagagggtcccagtggtccgtctgcccagcagcatcaaacacagctgaactccatatttatg ctgctggaggacaacatgctcacttttgtgaaggaggagctgaagaagatgcagaaggctctgagtccagattacccagaatgcttagagagtcagagggagggtgaggatgaagagcagaggtggagcagagaggcattagtgaagatcacagttcacttcctgaggagaatgaagcaggaggagctggctgaccgtctgcagagca aacttgttgctgcagtttgtgaacgtaaagttaaatgtgctctgaagaagaagttccagtgtgtgtttgaggggattcctaaagcaggaaagccaacccttctgaatcagatctacacagagctctacatcacagagggagggagcggagaggtcaatgatgaacatgaggtcagacagattgaagcagcatccaggaaagcaggcagagcagaaacatccatcagacaagaagacatctttaaaggcccacctggaagagatgaaccaatcagaacagtgctgacaaagggagtggctggcattgggaaaacagtcttaacacagaagttcactctggactgggctgaaggcaaagccaaccaggacatccacttcatgtttccattcactttcagagagctgaatgtgctgagagagagaaagttcagcttggtggagcttgttcatcacttctttactgagaccaaagcagcaggaatctgcagctttgaacagttccaggttgtgttcatctttgacggtctggatgagtgtcgacttcctctggacttccacagcaaggagcccctggctgatgctacagagcccacctcagtggatgtgctgctgacaaacctcatcagggggaagctgcttccctctgctcgcctctggataaccacacgacctgcagcagccaatcagatcccttcTAGCTGcgttggcatggtgacagaggtcagagggttcactgaccctcagaaggaggagtacttcaggaagaggtTCAGAGGTAAgaagcaggccagcaggatcatctcccacatccagacatcccgaagcctccacatcatgtgccacatcccggtcttctgctggatcactgctacagttctggaggatgtgttggacaccagagagggagcagagctgcccagcaccctgactgagatgtacatccacttcctggtggttcaggccaaagtgaagaagctcaagtatgatggaggagctgcgacagatccacactggagtccagagagcaggaagatgattgagtctctgggaaaactggcttttgagcagctgcagaaaggaaacctgatcttctatgaatcagacctgacagagtgtggcatcgatatctcagcagcctcagtgtactcaggagtgttcacacagatctttagagaggagagagggctgtaccaggagaaggtgttctgcttcatccatctgagtgttcaggagtttctggctgctcttcatgtgcatctgaccttcatcaactctggactcaacctgatggGAGAACAACAAAAGAGGTTTAAATcattcaaagacaaaaaaaatctaaagtatctccatcagagtgctgtgaacaaggccttagagagtccaaatggacacctggacctgttcctgcgcttcctcctgggtctttccctgcagaccaatcagaggctcctacgaggcctgctgacacagacaggaagtagctcacagaccaatcaggaaacagtcgaTCACATCAAGGAGAAGATCGGtgagaatctgtctgcagagagaagcatcaatctgttccactgtctgaatgaactgaatgatcgttctctggtgaAGGAGATCCAACAGTCCCTGAGTTCAGGACGTCTCTCCACAGATgaactgtctcctgctcagtggtcagctctgggcttcatcttactgtcatcaggaaaacatctggatgtgtttgagctgaagaaatactctgcttcagaggaggttcttctgaggctgctgccagtggtcaaagcctccaacaaagctgt ACTGAGcgactgtaacctctcagagagaagctgtgcagctctgtcctcagctctcagctcccagtcctccagcctgacagaactggacctgagtaacaacaacctgcaggattcagggctgaagcagctgtctgttggacTGCAGAGTCCAAACTGTAACCTGGAAGCTCTCAG cctgtcaggctgtctgatcacagaggaaggctgtgcttttctggtctcagctctgacctccaacccctcccatctgagagagctggacctgagctacaaccatccaggagacTCAGCAGTGAAGCAGCTCTCAGCTGGACTGGAGGATCCACAGTGGAGGCTGGACACTCTCAG ggtggagcctgctggagaacgatggctgacaccagggctgaggaagt attcctgccaactcacaatcgacacaaacacagtgaacagagaactgaaactgtctgacaacaacaggaaggtgacacgtGTGAAGGAGGatcagtcatatcctgatcatccagacaggtttgatAACTGGCCTCAGTTtctgtgtagaaatgttctgactggtcgtTGGTACTGGGAGgttgagaggagaggagacgtTGATATATCAGTtagttacagaggaatcagcaggagaggaggaggcagagaccGTGAGTTTGGAAGGAATGGTCAGTCCTGGAGTCTGttctgctctgatggaggtaaatACTCTGTCTGGCACAATAACAGAGAAAGAtccatcccctcctcctcctcctcctcctcctcctcctcctctgtctgtaacagagcagcagtgtatgtggaccgtcctgctggcactctgtcattctacagagtctcctctgacacactgatccacctccacaccttcagcaccacattcactgaagaacctctgcatcctggatttgGGTTCTGGTCACCTGGttcctggttgtctctgtgctga